A genomic segment from Aegilops tauschii subsp. strangulata cultivar AL8/78 chromosome 1, Aet v6.0, whole genome shotgun sequence encodes:
- the LOC109742697 gene encoding isoflavone reductase homolog IRL yields MASDGKSKILVIGATGYIGRHVVAASARLGHPTLALVRDAAPSDPAKAQLLKTFQDSGVTLLTGDLYDHGSLVSAVKAADVVISTLGSMQIADQTKLIAAIKEAGNVKRFFPSEFGLDVDRTGAVEPAKSIFALKAGIRRAVEAEGIPYTYVVANYFAGYSLPTIGQVLSPAPPTDSVVILGDGETKVVFVDEADIGTYTVLAADDPRAENKVLYIKPPANTLSHNELASLWEKKTGKTFQRVYVPEDAVLKQIQEAPIPMNIIFSIGHASYIKGDQTNIEIAPSFGVEASELYPDVKYTTVDDLLNRLL; encoded by the exons ATGGCGTCCGATGGCAAGAGCAAGATCCTTGTGATCGGCGCGACGGGGTACATCGGCAGGCACGTCGTCGCGGCCAGCGCGCGGCTCGGCCACCCCACCCTGGCGCTCGTCCGGGACGCCGCCCCCTCCGACCCGGCCAAGGCGCAGCTGCTCAAGACCTTCCAGGACTCGGGCGTCACGCTCCTCACGGGCGACCTCTACGACCACGGCAGCCTGGTGAGCGCCGTCAAGGCGGCCGACGTCGTCATCTCCACGCTGGGCTCGATGCAGATCGCCGACCAGACCAAGCTCATCGCCGCCATCAAGGAGGCCGGCAACGTGAAG AGGTTCTTCCCGTCGGAGTTCGGGCTGGACGTGGACCGCACCGGCGCCGTGGAGCCGGCCAAGTCCATCTTCGCCCTCAAGGCGGGCATCCGCCGCGCCGTCGAGGCCGAGGGCATCCCCTACACCTACGTGGTGGCCAACTACTTCGCCGGGTACTCGCTCCCCACCATCGGGCAGGTGCTCTCCCCGGCGCCCCCGACCGACAGCGTCGTCATCCTCGGCGACGGCGAGACCAAGGTCGTCTTCGTGGACGAGGCGGACATCGGCACGTACACGGTGCTGGCGGCGGACGACCCCCGGGCGGAGAACAAGGTGCTGTACATCAAGCCGCCGGCCAACACGCTGTCGCACAACGAGCTGGCGTCGCTGTGggagaagaagaccggcaagacgtTCCAGAGGGTGTACGTCCCCGAGGACGCCGTCCTCAAGCAGATCCAAG AGGCGCCAATCCCGATGAACATCATCTTCTCGATCGGCCACGCGTCGTACATCAAGGGGGACCAGACCAACATCGAGATCGCGCCGTCGTTCGGCGTGGAGGCGAGCGAGCTGTACCCTGACGTCAAGTACACCACCGTCGACGACTTACTCAACAGGTTGCTGTGA